One region of Dokdonia sp. 4H-3-7-5 genomic DNA includes:
- a CDS encoding single-stranded DNA-binding protein, translated as MNALRNKVQLIGRLGQEPEITTFPDGNKIAKFSMATDDSYKDKNGQKVERAYWHNIIVRGGLVKVVESYIQKGQEIAIEGKLTNRSWEDKDGVKRYMTEIVCNELLMLSKNN; from the coding sequence ATGAACGCATTACGCAACAAAGTACAGTTAATTGGAAGACTAGGTCAAGAACCCGAAATCACAACATTTCCAGACGGAAATAAAATTGCCAAGTTCTCTATGGCAACAGATGATTCTTATAAAGACAAGAATGGACAGAAAGTAGAACGTGCATACTGGCACAATATCATAGTACGCGGCGGCCTTGTCAAAGTGGTAGAAAGCTACATTCAAAAAGGACAAGAAATCGCAATAGAAGGAAAACTTACTAATCGTTCTTGGGAAGATAAAGATGGTGTAAAAAGATATATGACAGAGATTGTTTGTAACGAGTTATTGATGCTTAGTAAAAACAATTAA